CGCACGAGGAACCTTATGAGGTCTCTAGCCGTTACGATAGCGACTGGGCGTCTCTCCTCGTCAACGAGCGGTAGGTGGCGGAAACCACCCTCAGCCATGAGCCTTATGGCGTCTCTGACCGTAGTCCCCTCGAGCGGCGCATAGACGATGTCTCGCGTCATGATATCTTTGACGTTCAACCCCATCCCGATGAAACTATTGTTCTTGATCAGGTTGGCGAGATGCTCCTCGTTGACAAGCCCGAGTATCCTATCATCCCTCGAGACGACCGGCAGAGCGCCAATACCCTTAGCTCTCATTACCCGGAACACATCATGAACCGTAAACTCTCCATAGATTAGCGTCTCTACGGGTCTAACCGCAACACTAGATACATCGGTCTGGACCAGAGCGTCCATTATGCTTCTACCCTCGGAGACTATACGGTTGATGAAGCGTATCACGTCACGCACCGTTAGTATCGCCTTGACCCTTCTTTTCGAGTCGACGACTGGCAATTGGCGCAAGAACCGGTTAGACAAGAGGCGCAATGCGTTGTAGAAAATGGACTTATCATCTACGAACGCCGGCGGGGGGTAAACACCAACTATATGGCAGCGTGGCATTCGTATTCCCTGAGACTGAAACAACAATCGAGTTAATAAAACATGGTAACGTCATGTTCTAGTGCAAGGGCCGGCGCCATAAGCAACTCTAAGCTTCTCGACTAGAGCTTGTGGCAACCTCGGTTGCTCGACGGCCTCGACAGCCTCCCTAAGCTTCTCCCTAGTTCTGGCCGCGACTACGATGCTGTGCACT
The Pyrolobus fumarii 1A DNA segment above includes these coding regions:
- a CDS encoding CBS domain-containing protein yields the protein MPRCHIVGVYPPPAFVDDKSIFYNALRLLSNRFLRQLPVVDSKRRVKAILTVRDVIRFINRIVSEGRSIMDALVQTDVSSVAVRPVETLIYGEFTVHDVFRVMRAKGIGALPVVSRDDRILGLVNEEHLANLIKNNSFIGMGLNVKDIMTRDIVYAPLEGTTVRDAIRLMAEGGFRHLPLVDEERRPVAIVTARDLIRFLVRGETVKLLEAGKDEEVLATPISRVARMHPVHIDASMSLQEALDFMALAGIGGILVVEDGRLAGIITDMDLVTRLPEKLGETFNKLIADIVPPCP